The following are encoded together in the Lathyrus oleraceus cultivar Zhongwan6 chromosome 3, CAAS_Psat_ZW6_1.0, whole genome shotgun sequence genome:
- the LOC127126246 gene encoding secreted RxLR effector protein 161-like, translating into MVGSLRYLCNSRPNIFYSVNVIRKFMHDLRKTHIISTKRILRYVKGTKEYRLLFPNRSKGDKSELIGYSNSDWCGDITNMRSTLGYVFKFNEAAISWCTKKQLVTALSSCEVEYIAGTFATCQAMWLDSVMKELSCEVMKPLILRIDNKSSISLAKNPISHGGSKHIDTRFHFIREKVRNGMIEVQYCPTEVQLVGGFAKALKLDRFEFLRRKLGVISVQQL; encoded by the coding sequence ATGGTTGGTTCATTAAGGTATTTGTGCAACAGCAGGCCAAACATTTTCTACTCAGTCAATGTGATTAGAAAATTCATGCATGATCTAAGGAAAACTCACATAATATCTACTAAAAGGATACTTAGGTATGTAAAAGGCACAAAGGAGTATAGGCTGTTATTCCCTAATAGAAGTAAAGGTGACAAAAGTGAACTCATTGGATACTCAAATAGTGACTGGTGTGGAGACATCACAAACATGAGAAGCACATTGGGCTATGTATTCAAGTTCAACGAAGCAGCCATATCATGGTGTACAAAGAAGCAACTAGTGACTGCTCTTTCATCCTGTGAGGTAGAATATATTGCAGGAACATTTGCAACCTGTCAAGCAATGTGGTTAGATTCAGTGATGAAGGAATTGAGTTGTGAAGTGATGAAGCCTCTAATACTCAGAATTGACAACAAGTCATCAATCAGCCTTGCAAAAAATCCAATCTCACATGGCGGAAGCAAACATATTGATACAAGATTCCATTTCATTCGAGAGAAAGTGAGAAATGGAATGATTGAGGTACAATATTGTCCAACCGAAGTACAACTAGTAGGCGGTTTTGCAAAGGCTTTAAAGCTTGACAGATTTGAGTTTTTGAGAAGGAAACTTGGTGTTATAAGTGTTCAACAATTATGA